Below is a genomic region from Candidatus Schekmanbacteria bacterium.
ATGCAATGGCAGTAAGCTTCGCATATTCCATCTCATTTACACCTTCAGGATAAAAGCGTCCTGTCTCTGCAACAGCCTCACAAAGCTCGGCTCCCGGATAATTTACAACGAACTCCCCGGTAGCTTCGATGTTTTGCGGGGTATGCCAGCTCCTGTTACAGCTCAGCATTATCTGCGGTGATTTTTTTGAAGCACAAAATGGGATAACAAGGGAGTAGGGCGCAGCGTTAATCTTCCCCCCGCTGTCCACAGTGGTTATTATTGTAACAGGAAATGGCAGAACAAGCTGGTCAAGATGCCAGAGAAACTCAACTTCGATACTTTTCTTCATGATCGCTCCTTTAAATTTTCAAATCCAATGAATTGAACAAAAGCAAGGAACTTTATTATTTCATGGCAGGAG
It encodes:
- a CDS encoding flavin reductase family protein, with amino-acid sequence MKKSIEVEFLWHLDQLVLPFPVTIITTVDSGGKINAAPYSLVIPFCASKKSPQIMLSCNRSWHTPQNIEATGEFVVNYPGAELCEAVAETGRFYPEGVNEMEYAKLTAIASNKVMPPRIKECRQHLECRVAQTMNPSKTQITFIADIVDVSIDEKFLGMSREERIKEINLPVYFGPTDDGGSVFGIAQEYRLCSPDIKPDLY